One genomic window of Pelmatolapia mariae isolate MD_Pm_ZW linkage group LG5, Pm_UMD_F_2, whole genome shotgun sequence includes the following:
- the ube2c gene encoding ubiquitin-conjugating enzyme E2 C translates to MASQNMDPAAAAASSTAALKGSESGGSAARGSVSKRLQQELMTLMMSGDKGISAFPESDNLFKWVGTIDGAQGTVYEGLRYRLSLEFPAGYPYQAPRVKFVTPCFHPNVDEHGFICLDILKDKWSALYDVRSILLSIQSLLGEPNNDSPLNAVAAELWDNQEAFRTHLHSTFQK, encoded by the exons ATGGCCTCCCAGAACATGGACCCCGCAGCGGCTGCAGCTTCCAGCACCGCCGCTCTGAAAGGCAGCGAGAGCGGCGGCAGCGCGGCCAGAGGCTCTGTGTCCAAACG gctgCAGCAGGAGCTGATGACGCTCATG ATGTCAGGTGATAAGGGGATCTCTGCGTTCCCAGAGTCAGACAATCTGTTTAAGTGGGTTGGAACCATCGATGGCGCTCAGGGGACG GTGTACGAGGGCCTCAGGTACCGCCTCTCTCTGGAGTTTCCTGCCGGTTACCCGTACCAGGCCCCACGCGTAAAGTTTGTCACGCCATGTTTCCACCCCAACGTAGACGAGCACGGCTTCATCTGCCTCGACATCCTGAAGGACAAATGGTCAGCGCTCTACGACGTTCGCTCCATCCTGCTGTCCATCCAGAGCCTGCTGGGAG aGCCCAACAACGACAGTCCTCTTAATGCTGTGGCGGCCGAACTGTGGGACAACCAGGAAG ctttCAGAACTCATCTACACTCGACCTTCCAGAAGTGA
- the polr2j gene encoding DNA-directed RNA polymerase II subunit RPB11-a, with protein sequence MNAPPAFESFLLFEGEKKISISKDTKVPNACLFTLNKEDHTLGNIIRAQLLKDPQVLFAGYKVPHPLEHKIVIRVQTTPDYSPQEAFTNAITDLISELSLLEERFRVAIKDKQEGIE encoded by the exons ATGAACGCGCCTCCCGCTTTCGAGTCGTTCCTGCTGTTCGAAGGGGAGAAAAAGATCAGCATCAGCAAGGACACCAAAGTCCCGAACGCCTGCCTGTTCACCCTGAACAAGGAGGACCACACGCTGGGCAACATCATCCGAGC TCAGCTGCTGAAGGACCCTCAGGTTCTGTTTGCTGGTTATAAAGTTCCTCATCCTCTGGAGCACAAGATCGTCATCAGAGTGCAGACCACACCTGACTACAGCCCACAG gaagcgttcacgaacGCTATCACTGACCTGATCAGCGAGCTGTCACTGCTGGAGGAACGCTTCAGAGTCGCCATCAAAGACAAACAGGAAGGCATAGAGTGA